In one Chitinophaga sancti genomic region, the following are encoded:
- a CDS encoding McrC family protein: MNKPIQVFEHKQLLIGEHGFTRGHWEAMGWYNETHGSCFFTLTPKGVRFNQYVGVIQVGNITIEILPKISQAVEKGEKAIWQKVLIDMLQECRWMQVYAHEKASLRFKPNSILEAYLEMFVQGCEEIMKMGLVKKYRRIEKNCTALKGKLLFNSQIQQNLVHKERFYTRHQIFDKENIFNQLLLKALKLVPIISNSSFLKDRVYNLLLSFPELEDIKVLPSTFDKLVFSRKTDYYKGTIEIAAMLLLNYRPDINTGQNFVLAILFDMNDLWEEYIYRQLFKNKPAGWVIKSQNSKGFWQLKKSNSVKTIRPDIIIHNTTNDFKVVLDTKWKLPDNNIPADADLKQMFVYNEYWQGKKAFLVYPSALYTNEPIYYEGTYMKKLKRLPTHDCGVMKIAVLDKTNQKLDMTIGRRINMFLKKEILK, encoded by the coding sequence ATGAATAAGCCTATACAAGTTTTTGAACATAAGCAGCTACTCATTGGTGAGCATGGTTTTACCAGGGGGCATTGGGAAGCGATGGGATGGTATAATGAAACCCACGGCAGCTGCTTTTTTACGTTAACACCCAAGGGCGTAAGATTCAATCAATATGTAGGGGTAATTCAGGTTGGAAATATTACCATTGAGATTTTACCTAAAATTAGTCAGGCAGTAGAAAAAGGAGAAAAAGCAATCTGGCAGAAGGTTTTGATTGATATGTTGCAAGAATGCCGATGGATGCAAGTATATGCACATGAGAAAGCTTCACTGCGGTTCAAGCCGAATAGCATTTTAGAAGCATATCTTGAAATGTTTGTTCAGGGGTGCGAAGAAATAATGAAAATGGGGCTTGTAAAAAAATATAGACGTATTGAAAAAAATTGTACTGCATTGAAAGGTAAGCTGCTTTTTAATAGTCAGATTCAGCAAAACCTCGTACATAAAGAACGGTTCTACACTCGGCATCAAATTTTCGATAAAGAAAACATATTCAACCAGCTATTACTTAAAGCTTTAAAGCTTGTTCCTATTATTAGTAATAGTTCGTTTTTGAAAGACCGGGTATACAATTTATTACTGTCTTTTCCCGAATTGGAAGATATCAAGGTATTGCCATCAACTTTTGATAAACTGGTCTTTAGTAGGAAAACGGATTATTACAAAGGAACCATAGAAATTGCCGCGATGCTTTTATTGAATTACAGACCAGATATTAATACGGGGCAAAATTTTGTATTGGCAATTTTGTTTGATATGAATGATTTATGGGAAGAGTATATCTACAGGCAGTTGTTTAAGAACAAGCCCGCCGGTTGGGTGATCAAGTCGCAAAATTCTAAGGGATTCTGGCAGTTGAAAAAGAGTAATAGTGTAAAAACTATTAGGCCAGATATAATAATTCATAACACCACTAATGATTTCAAAGTCGTATTAGATACTAAATGGAAATTACCTGATAATAACATTCCTGCAGATGCCGATCTAAAGCAGATGTTTGTTTATAATGAATATTGGCAAGGGAAAAAGGCATTTCTTGTATATCCGAGTGCATTATATACGAATGAACCCATTTATTATGAAGGAACATATATGAAAAAATTGAAGAGATTGCCAACGCATGACTGTGGAGTAATGAAAATTGCTGTTCTAGATAAAACAAATCAGAAGTTAGATATGACTATTGGCAGGCGAATAAATATGTTCTTGAAAAAGGAAATTTTAAAATGA